In the genome of Scylla paramamosain isolate STU-SP2022 chromosome 2, ASM3559412v1, whole genome shotgun sequence, the window CATTTGTGCTAAATGCAACATTGCATAACTTTTTTTACTTGAGTACCTTAATTATTATAAATCCTTACATCAAAGTAATAAAACTATGGcacaattttatttttattcactcCCTCCAGGTCACATGAACATCATCAGTCCTAAACCTTTGTGTTACCCAAGTATCCTGAAGTGAAGTTGTAATGCCAGATGTGTACATGAGGTACCCAGCCTGTGCTATCATAGCTCCATTGTCAATACAGAATGATTCATCAGTTGCATAGAGTTttgctcctctctcctcacacattattttcatcatctgtTGCAACCTGAGATTACAGCCAACACCTCCACAAATGAGTACTTCTTGTGACCCACAATGAGCCATAGCTCGTTCAGTGATCTCTACTAACATTGCAAATATTGTTTCCtgaagagaaaagcaaagatCACTTTTTGTATATTCTCCACTCTTTAGAAGTTTATCTACACGGTCTTCTAGGTAGGAAAGAATACCCGAAAATGAAACATCCATGCCTTTTACACAgtatggaagaggaagatatttTGAACCATTCTTTGCCATTTGTTCAATATTATATCCAGGACTTGGATCATTGGACAGCATTAAAATTCTAGCAAATCTATCCAAGCAGTTTCCAACAGCCATATCAATGGTTTCTCCAAATATTCTATATCTTTTTTCTAAATAAGCAATTATTTGTGTATTACCTCCACTTACATATAGTACAGTTGGATTTTTTGCTCCTGTTATCAATCTTCCCATTTCAATGTGTCCAATGCAAT includes:
- the LOC135108506 gene encoding tRNA N6-adenosine threonylcarbamoyltransferase-like isoform X2 — its product is MAAPLISVAVVARTIAQLWDKPLVAVNHCIGHIEMGRLITGAKNPTVLYVSGGNTQIIAYLEKRYRIFGETIDMAVGNCLDRFARILMLSNDPSPGYNIEQMAKNGSKYLPLPYCVKGMDVSFSGILSYLEDRVDKLLKSGEYTKSDLCFSLQETIFAMLVEITERAMAHCGSQEVLICGGVGCNLRLQQMMKIMCEERGAKLYATDESFCIDNGAMIAQAGYLMYTSGITTSLQDTWVTQRFRTDDVHVTWRE
- the LOC135108506 gene encoding tRNA N6-adenosine threonylcarbamoyltransferase-like isoform X1 — its product is MTQPSIISIDYLQRDNSHQHNPFLKANVLEVLNQALSEADVTPQDINAIAYTKGPGMAAPLISVAVVARTIAQLWDKPLVAVNHCIGHIEMGRLITGAKNPTVLYVSGGNTQIIAYLEKRYRIFGETIDMAVGNCLDRFARILMLSNDPSPGYNIEQMAKNGSKYLPLPYCVKGMDVSFSGILSYLEDRVDKLLKSGEYTKSDLCFSLQETIFAMLVEITERAMAHCGSQEVLICGGVGCNLRLQQMMKIMCEERGAKLYATDESFCIDNGAMIAQAGYLMYTSGITTSLQDTWVTQRFRTDDVHVTWRE